The Rhododendron vialii isolate Sample 1 chromosome 5a, ASM3025357v1 genome contains a region encoding:
- the LOC131327353 gene encoding protein ACCELERATED CELL DEATH 6-like, with product MEYSTPISVISRSAAFGAASDCKPRSSSSFATIREFWIQQGAAPLDTAGNTILHFLAMFGNAFVIQKLVDDKNSNSSSIVKNEDLFGRNNKGNTPLHEAARFGRASVVETLLRKQESLVRERNNSGETPVYVAAAGGHEDVFNHLIAKVDCDWEIMTRGTDNSDVLQAAVVGEHYGLAMRILELFPQLAQNHDKEGRTALYLLAKKSKSFRSGSFYSPHNYMAGSLVLSVHLLTVLIYCFIPTTEYQSTKCGTDVENQQHKRVNISKLKWLRTSIVAGFRTVFRACGRTKRIYDEKQKHAFALELGQRLVKEEREWSRYLENHMGSPIVEATKRGIIELVNEILRKFPEAAYSFDKNNNNNDEEENILRIAVEQKNWNMYNLLKKKVELMKDGMLVGDVDKHGNTILHLAAKLGTPSSTLVQRGHLYQMMWGVCWFKQVSYDSPPHLGYLQNSDGKTAAEAFMNEHSETREKAEKAVKYMNNGLMLITTLIGTINYAALLTPPGGYRQDKEDPLYGRPVFLTEEMRTYFFLVSCGLVASFVAFSTMFSIQSCPFRSRDFYLDLPLRLFFAMNSMFLSMVFTALSSLQVYRLDQLYFTPHVAYHRYLILVAVILILVYVDATFLTIYYLFLLNRRR from the exons ATGGAATATTCCACCCCCATTTCAGTAATCAGCCGCTCTGCTGCTTTCGGAGCAGCGTCAGATTGCAAACCGCGGTCGTCGTCCTCGTTTGCAACCATCCGCGAGTTCTGGATACAACAAGGTGCGGCACCGCTAGACACGGCAGGCAAcacaatcctccattttctGGCCATGTTCGGGAACGCATTCGTGATCCAGAAACTCGTGGATGACAAGaacagcaacagcagcagcataGTGAAAAACGAAGATCTGTTTGGGAGAAACAACAAGGGCAACACGCCATTGCACGAAGCTGCGAGGTTCGGTCGCGCAAGCGTGGTCGAAACCCTGTTGCGGAAACAAGAATCATTGGTTCGGGAACGCAATAACTCAGGAGAGACGCCTGTTTACGTTGCTGCGGCTGGCGGACACGAGGATGTTTTCAACCATCTAATCGCAAAGGTCGATTGCGATTGGGAGATCATGACCAGAGGTACCGACAATTCCGACGTTCTTCAGGCTGCGGTCGTGGGGGAACATTATG GTCTTGCTATGAGAATATTGGAGTTATTCCCCCAACTTGCTCAGAATCATGATAAAGAAGGAAGAACTGCATTGTATCTGCTGGCTAAAAAATCGAAGTCATTCAGAAGTGGATCTTTTTATTCTCCACACAATTATATGGCCGGCTCTCTGGTCCTTTCGGTGCATCTTCTTACAGTTCTCATATATT GTTTTATCCCCACGACGGAGTATCAGTCGACGAAATGTGGCACTGATGTCGAAAATCAACAGCACAAACGAGTTAATATCTCAAAGCTAAAATGGCTTCGGACATCAATAGTCGCAG GATTCAGAACCGTCTTTAGAG CTTGCGGACGTACTAAAAGAATCTATGATGAGAAGCAAAAACATGCATTTGCACTTGAGCTGGGGCAAAGGCTggtaaaagaagagagagaatggagtcGTTACTTAGAAAATCACATGGGGAGCCCAATTGTTGAAGCCACGAAGAGGGGCATCATTGAGTTGGTAAATgagattttaagaaaatttccgGAGGCTGCGTATAGCTTTGAcaagaataataataataatgacgAAGAAGAGAACATATTGCGCATCGCGGTTGAGCAGAAAAATTGGAATATGTACAACTTGTTAAAGAAGAAAGTAGAGCTCATGAAGGATGGAATGTTGGTGGGAGATGTTGATAAGCATGGAAACACCATATTACATCTTGCTGCCAAATTGGGCACTCCAAGTTCCACATTAGTTCAACGTGGACATTTGTACCAGATGATGTGGGGTGTTTGTTGGTTTAAG CAGGTGAGTTACGACTCTCCCCCACATTTAGGGTATCTTCAAAACTCTGACGGGAAGACGGCAGCAGAAGCATTCATGAATGAACATTCGGAAACACGAGAGAAAGCTGAGAAAGCAGTGAAATACATGAACAATGGCCTAATGCTGATTACTACTCTGATCGGAACCATCAACTATGCCGCACTTTTAACCCCGCCGGGAGGTTACCGTCAAGACAAGGAAGATCCTTTATACGGTCGCCCCGTCTTCCTCACGGAAGAGATGCGCACTTACTTCTTCCTCGTATCCTGTGGTCTTGTAGCCTCTTTCGTTGCCTTCTCGACCATGTTTTCGATTCAGTCATGTCCGTTCCGCAGCAGAGACTTCTATCTGGACCTGCCGCTGAGGCTCTTTTTTGCTATGAATTCCATGTTTCTTTCCATGGTATTCACTGCCCTATCATCTCTGCAAGTCTACCGCCTTGATCAGCTTTATTTCACTCCCCACGTTGCATACCATAGATACCTAATCTTGGTCGCCGTAATACTGATCCTTGTATACGTAGACGCAACATTCTTAACCATCTATTACCTCTTTCTTTTGAATCGCAGAAGATAA